ATTATTTCTAACTGAAAAACAGATAAATATGACTTTTGAAAcaatttttctatagatttttCTTAATAAAAACACAACAGtttcttctctttgtttttaaaaaacatggtgagacttccttttttttaaaaaaaataaataaaagtttTCCTCTCCTTGTGTTGCTGCCGAACGCAGCATAATaattgttaatatatatatatattaagcgTCATATAGGAGTTTTTATGTTTCATTAGTACACAAACATTTAAGGTCAAAGCTGATTAATTATGACTTAAAAActatactagctagctagtaaaaAAAGCTTAAttattactcccttcattttttttctttgacgtTGGTTAGCTCAAAAATACATTTGTACAAGGAGGTAGTACTAACAAATACtttctccgtattttaatatatgacgccgttgactttttattaacgatacggagggagtaatataattCAAGGTCTCTCTCCTCACCTCTGTTACAAAGCGAGGCGGCAGGACAAGGAGACCGGCGAGGCTTCGAGCTAGCTAGCAGTTGGCGGTGGCCGCTTTCCCCCCCGGATAGAATATCACCCGGTGCGCGCGCTTTCTACGCCGAGAcctagagagagaaaggagaaagagagagaaacaaaGCACCTAAAGCAACAAAGAGAggtgtagagagagagagagatgagaacaTATCATCAAGAAAAGAAGCTAAGAGAGATCAAGTGATGTGGTCGTCGCCGTAGCAGCAGTACAGCTTCTCTACCAACACCGTAGTcctttctctcctcctccccctcccctcctcgttccGCGTGCCGCGAGAGGATCGAACCCTATTCCTTTGTTCTTGAATCTCTTCCAAATCTgtaacagagagagagagagagggaggagatcTAGTGagtctagagagagagagaggttcttaagaggaggaggaaagctAGCTAGGAGAATAGAATGttcccttcttcttctccttctccttctccttcctcctccaagaagcagcagcagctcagtggcggcgtcggcgtcggcggcgccgcggcggcggcgagctcgaatGATCGGCCGCCGTTGTGCGTCCAGGGTGACTCCGGCCTCGTCCTCACCACCGACCCCAAGCCACGCCTCCGCTGGACCGTCGAGCTCCATGACCGCTTCGTCGACGCCGTCACCCAGCTCGGAGGCCCGGACAGTACGTAGCTACGCTCTATACATGACTGATCTTGATGCTGagaatttgatttgattttattTGGTTCGAGTTCGGTtcttcttaattaattacttgtatGTTTCATGATCAAACTCTTGATCAATTGTAAATTACTTGTATGTTTCATGATCAAACTCTTGATCAATTGTAGAGGCGACTCCAAAGACGATCATGAGGGTTATGGGAGTCAAGGGACTCACACTTTACCATCTCAAGAGCCATCTTCAGGTGTGTGTGCAGTACATATATAGATCCATGTCTATATATGGTTTTCTAGTTGCACTAGCTAGCATGGTTAGAACTAGGGTTAGcttatgctctctctctctctctctctcatgtttTGTAGATTGTTGTTTTTCAGAAATTCAGACTTCTGTATCTCTGGATCTCTCATGTGTTGTAGATTGTTGTTTTTTCAGAAATTCAGACTTGGGAAGCAGCACAAGGATTTCAACGACCACTCGGTTAAGGATGGTAAACACACGATCTACTTGTTAAAATAGCATATTACATTCCTAATTGTGTTCTTATAATTAGCTGGCTAGTTAGCTTGTTAGTTTGTTCGCACATGCATGTTTTTCCTTCCTTTAATTCCGCTTGTTAAAGTTTACCGACTTGATATATGTTAGCAGTGAATTTCTGTTTCGTTtgtactagctagctatttAAACAGCTTAATTTACTTACCATGATTCTTTCAGAATAGTTAATTTCACACTTTCTCTGAATATAATCAAAAGGTGAATTATATTCAAACTTATATTCGTCCATTTTCCCACTGCAGCAATGGACATGCAACGGAATGCAGCGTCTTCTTCGGGCATCATGGGAAGAAGCATGAATGagtaagttgatttttttttcatagagtACCCTAGCTAGATTAGGTTGTTCATTAATTCAAAATGTGGTTTTTAATAACTATCTTATTATTCAAAATTTCTATGAATTGTTAGCCGCAGCGTGCATGTGAATGAGGCACTAAGGATGAAGATGGAAGTTCAGAGAAGATTCCATGAACAATTAGAGGTAATTAAGAGCATTGTCAGAAACAAATTAATTTTCTGTAATTCAGCATGGTGTCAAATTAATCACATACTGAACTTAATAGCCCAAGAAATTACTTATTAATTTGCTTTGCTTTATTCTGCATATGCTCCTTCACATGTTGCCTTTGaacttttgcatgcatgcatgaacgtTCTTGGGAAGTTTACATGCTTGTGGACAGCTTATATGTCAATGTTTGTCCTTCACATGTTCTGAAAATGAGATGCATCCATGCAAGAACATTCTTGGGAAGTTTACCTAGCTAGcacaactttatttttttcctatacTCATCTGTGGCACTCATGAGTTTGGCATATATGCATTTTCTTTGGACACAAAAGAAGTGAATATAACTAACTTTGCATGCAGGTGCAAAAGCACCTTCAGATGAGGGTTGAGGCCCAGGGGAAATACATGCAGACCATCCTGGAGAAAGCATACCAAGCCATCTCGTCCTCAGGAGATTGCGCCACGTGGCACGCAGGATACAAATCTCTAGGCAGCCAAGCTGTCCTTGACATTGGCAGCTCCATGAGCTTCCCTTCTCTGCAAGATGATCTGCAGTTATATGGAGGAAGCCATCTAGATCACCTGCATCAGCAGCATGAGCAGATGGAGATCAGGCCATCAATTGATACCTTCTTGGCATTCAATTACAGCTCCAGTACTGGGAAGAGCCCAATGGTGTggcccggcgccgacgacggcggcggcgagccggcgaagATCTCCGGCGATCATCAGCTCcagatggcggcgccggcgacgacgacgatgatgatggaGGCCATCACCATGTCAGGAGGAGACTCCATGGGCAGTAAGGGGTTTGAGGGTCAGATGAGCTCTAAGCTTGACATGAGATCACCACCTCCACAGCAAACAGTGCTACCTGTAGGAAGTGAGAGGATGAGTAGTCCAATTGTTGGAGCCAAGGCTAGGAACATCTCCTATGGGTAAACTAATTGATGATGAATTGAAGAGGTAATTATATTAACTGCATGTTTAATTTTGTGGTGAAACCAGCAAGCAGGCTGAACTGATCTTGCAAGATCACTGAATAAGCATATGTAACTGTCTTGTTATTAGTTGGGAGAGTATACAAAAGTAGTATTGCATTATGCATCGTTCAATTAATTAGgatgcatccatgcatgcaattaattaagttcTTGAGAGAGGAGGGTGATCTAGATAATTAGTCGTGCCTACATTCTTAATTTTGGCTTAAAGTttgtaaattttaattttgtgtTGTCTTAATTCATCCATGCTTGTCTGAACATTAACGAAAGttttcttatatatatgtatttggaGTCGTGTCACAGtacggcatgcatgcatgtgataACATGTTTTTACTCATGGGTAAATATTTTAAGGATATAATTAAGTGCAAGTGCTTGATCGATCGTTTCATGAAATTCTAGAAAGGTGGATTTACAAGTGGAGAAAAAAGAACGTACCTAAGATACCGAAAATACAGCAGTGTTCCTAGCTGTTAGATTTTAGTTAGTTCCCCTATCCATGTATCTGATGTATCTAGCTACTACGTACAgtcaacatatatatatcctGGCACTCCAATTAATGGACGTTACTGCCAATTATCCTGGAGACTGACTGCTTACGGGCAATCCAACTAATCCAGTCAAAGGAGGAGGAGCGCTCGGAGTTAGCTTTCCTTGTTAGGGAGATAAGAAACCTCATGGCTGGGAATAGGGATATTGTTATTCTGAAGATTCATCGTAACTAGAATAGTGTTAGCCACGCCCTGGCTAATAAAGGGCGTAGCGAGGCTTTAACTGCTTTCTGACCGGCCGGATGATACTTGTAATTTTATCTCTCACCTGTTGGGTGCTGAGTATGAGTAATATATCCCCGttcattgcaaaaaaaaaaacatatatatacttgcATGTCATCTAGATTATATTAACAttatttctagaaattttcATGATTATTACTCGGGGCCTGGGGGTAGGCATTTAAAAAGATTATTAATGAGCCCAAGCACTTaaaaatgttatatattatTGGCGTTCCTTTTATCGATCAACTACTAGCCAAAATTACTCGTTTGTTGCTATGGAttattaaaaggaaaaagtataaaTTACCCCCCCTGAAATATTGGATGAGTACGAATTATCCCCTAAACTTGAAAACCAGTCAattttcaccctcaactatcgaTATTGGATGAATCCCCCCAGCAGCTTTACAAACGGTTTTGGTttacgtggcaatccagtcagcaatttttttctttttaaatcagcgggccccacatgtcagtctctcaccctctcttttACCCCTCACCTCTCTACCTCTCTCCAAAATCCTCACTCTTCTCGCTTCCTCACCttgaggacggcggcgggcaggagcgacgaagggggcggcggagctcgggacGATGTCGGGCGGAGTGGGCGGCAGCAAAGGGCGCCCGCAACCACCGGCGCTCGGGACGGTGGTGAGCTGAGCTTAGGGCTGAGGGGGTGGCGGAGCTCGGGGCAGCAGAGGACAGAGTTCGGGGCagcgggaggagggggcggcggagctcggagCGGCGGGTGGAGGGGACTGGCCCTCGTCGCCGGTGCTCTGTCTTCCTCTCACCGATAGAGAAGCaaagaagggagagaaggggagagagaaagacCAACACTGCATAACAGCACAATTAAGCACTGTTCCCGAATCACGATGCAATGGCTTAATTTAAAGTAGCTAGCTCAAATATATCCACAGTTAATTAGCTTGGATTAATTTTGCTCCAATTATATCAGTGACTGAGCCCTGTATAGCATGATGCATGCAGCCTTTTCTTGCTGAGAGTGGAAGCTTCGTTTGTTCTGCGTCGCCTCCTTTCTGCAATGCTGCATATGTATGTACAGTCTAATGTCTATACACAGTGCCCCTGGAATTGCTGAACTTCACACTGCTTGTGCTAGTGTacaattcagaattcagatcaTATCATATGGTCAGGGACACAAGCAactgttctatttttttttcagcagcTGTTAAGATTAATTATTCGAGGTATAAATGAATGAAGTATTATAAAGTTAGGAAATAGATTTAAATTAAATAGTATTTACTATAAGAAATTCATATATgtacaaatttttcaaaaatcaCGTATTGTTAAGAGTTTGAGAAACGTGTATGTTAATTCATGTTGGGGAATCCCAACAAGAATCGTGTTCGACCTTTAAAATCCCAATAATAATAAATAGAAGAGGCAACATGATAGGGTGGGGCAGTTGACgcgatattaaaaaaatataaaacagaACCAAAATAAcgattatgtttgatttttaaaagcccaataacaataaagaggAGGGGCGGTGAGCAGGTTGTACAATAGTAAAGATAACGGCGGGTATGAATCAGCCCATTTCATGCACCCCAATTATATTGGCTGTATAAAAAAACTGGCTGTTTTCATATCCCCTTGAGTACATGGGACTTGCAATTATATATGGTCCCGATTTCTTTCCTGAAATCCACTAGAAAGGTGGAATATTTCTGGTTTCAGGAAAGAAATATTTGTTCCTGAAATGCACCCGCCCTCGTCCCTTGTATTATTACAAGCGGTTTTCCTTGGTAGTAGCGTGATCTGCGCATGCAAATTAACATATATGTGGCTCCTCTGATCATGCTAATTAATTACCTGATGATAATTAGGGATGATTTTAGAATATTACCATAGACAAACCCTTTAACTGCGCCactgtactcctatatatatctcTTATTACACCGGTCAGAGTACTGATTATTTCATCATCTTCTTCGTGCATTCGATCGATCCATCGCCATTTCAATTCCCAGTACTTCAGCAATGGACAATCAATGGAATGCAGCGCCATCTTCAGGCACGAATTCAGAGTAAGTTGATTTACCATGGCTATATTAATTTGTTGTTCATTAATTCAAAATGCACCCTCTTTTTAGCCAAACAATcaaaattaattttcttttgtctATACTTTCTGATCGATCTAGCTCCATGCATGTTCATATGTTTTCAAAATTAATTTTCTGTTCTGTCGATCTTCACAGCCGCAACGTGCATGTGAATGGGGCAGATAAGAAGGCCCAGAGCCAAGAACAACAAGAGGTGAGAGAGCAtatgtatttttaaattcaTCATTGCATACTGATGACTAGTTCACATAAGAAATTAGTACCCCTTTAAGTTCATTATTTGCTCCTCccatttatctcaaaataaattagtACCCCTTTAAGTTCATTATTTGCTCCTCCCATTTAT
The Oryza sativa Japonica Group chromosome 6, ASM3414082v1 DNA segment above includes these coding regions:
- the LOC4341774 gene encoding myb family transcription factor IPN2 isoform X2, whose translation is MFPSSSPSPSPSSSKKQQQLSGGVGVGGAAAAASSNDRPPLCVQGDSGLVLTTDPKPRLRWTVELHDRFVDAVTQLGGPDKATPKTIMRVMGVKGLTLYHLKSHLQKFRLGKQHKDFNDHSVKDAMDMQRNAASSSGIMGRSMNDVHVNEALRMKMEVQRRFHEQLEVQKHLQMRVEAQGKYMQTILEKAYQAISSSGDCATWHAGYKSLGSQAVLDIGSSMSFPSLQDDLQLYGGSHLDHLHQQHEQMEIRPSIDTFLAFNYSSSTGKSPMVWPGADDGGGEPAKISGDHQLQMAAPATTTMMMEAITMSGGDSMGSKGFEGQMSSKLDMRSPPPQQTVLPVGSERMSSPIVGAKARNISYG
- the LOC4341774 gene encoding myb family transcription factor IPN2 isoform X1; protein product: MFPSSSPSPSPSSSKKQQQLSGGVGVGGAAAAASSNDRPPLCVQGDSGLVLTTDPKPRLRWTVELHDRFVDAVTQLGGPDKATPKTIMRVMGVKGLTLYHLKSHLQKFRLGKQHKDFNDHSVKDAMDMQRNAASSSGIMGRSMNDRSVHVNEALRMKMEVQRRFHEQLEVQKHLQMRVEAQGKYMQTILEKAYQAISSSGDCATWHAGYKSLGSQAVLDIGSSMSFPSLQDDLQLYGGSHLDHLHQQHEQMEIRPSIDTFLAFNYSSSTGKSPMVWPGADDGGGEPAKISGDHQLQMAAPATTTMMMEAITMSGGDSMGSKGFEGQMSSKLDMRSPPPQQTVLPVGSERMSSPIVGAKARNISYG